The Podospora bellae-mahoneyi strain CBS 112042 chromosome 7, whole genome shotgun sequence genome includes a window with the following:
- the MNP1 gene encoding 54S ribosomal protein L12, mitochondrial (EggNog:ENOG503P1TG; COG:J; BUSCO:EOG09265HPJ) has protein sequence MSVSCRYAAQSCARQLRTTAARTPLRTSSAVALQRRYNSTEASPKISAIVDQISQLTLLETADLVASLKSRLNIPDLPVGGFAAAAAPAAAPAAVEEAEDAAPAAAEKTLFSVKLMAFDAGAKPKVIKEVKNLLGLSLVDSKKFVESAPKLMKESVPKDEAEKIVAAMKELGATVVME, from the exons ATGTCCGTCTCGTGCAGATACGCCGCGCAATCCTGCGCCCGCCAGCTccgcaccaccgccgccagaaCACCCCTCCgtacctcctccgccgtggCCCTCCAAAGGAGATACAACTCAACCGAGGCCAGCCCCAAGATCTCGGCCATCGTCGACCAGATTAGCCAATTGACCCTCTTGGAGACGGCCGACCTTGTTGCGAGCTTGAAG TCCCGCCTCAACATCCCCGACCTCCCCGTCGGTGGCttcgctgccgccgctgccccaGCCGCCGCCCCCGCTGCCGTCGAAGAAGCCGAGGACGCCGCCCCGGCCGCCGCCGAAAAGACTCTCTTCTCCGTCAAGCTCATGGCCTTTGACGCCGGCGCCAAGCCCAAGGTCatcaaggaggtcaagaacCTGCTCGGTCTCTCCCTAGTAGACTCCAAGAAGTTTGTCGAGAGCGCGCCCAAGCTCATGAAGGAGTCGGTACCAAAggacgaggccgagaagaTTGTCGCGGCGATGAAGGAGTTGGGTGCTACTGTGGTTATGGAGTAA